The DNA sequence GAGTTCATAGAAATCCAACACAGGGAAATCTATGAGATGCGTTGCGTGAGCCAGGGCCTGTGAATCTGGGAGGTGAACTCACAGTAAGGCACAGTGCTCTGCTTGTGGTTGATGATGCTCATTCATGCTGCTACACAACCTCTGATGACAGCCACTGTGagcaacagacaaaaacattaaTGACAAAGCGTACTTTCTCTTCTTCTACTGCTCTATTTTGATGCATCACCTCCAGCAGTTCCAAAGTTCCTTCTACCGCCTTTGAATCTTTGGATCGTTCAGCTCTCCCAAATCTTACGAATCATCTCTCTTCAGCACCAGATTATTGTCACTGAGGAGGGGATTTGGTGCTTTTCTATCTTCAGTCTTCTTCATATGTTTTAGAAGAAAATACAGTCTCTAGGATCGGCAAAGTCTACTGTTTTTTAGGACAAAACCTGCACAATATTGCCACAACAGCTCAGTATGTGAACAAGTCCTGCTTATGGAAATTAGCCCAGGGTTGAACTGGGGAGATCACAGAACTctgtgctccagcagctgatctAAAATGCATTTTGCAGCTTCACTTTGGGGGACTCTAATGAACTACTAAAGCATGGATTTGGatacacacagcagaaaaaacacgACAACAGAAAGAAGCAACATAAGTTATTAAAATGTCcatattttttataaatatgtaaacacTACAACTTAAATATATTTGGTATGAAGCAGACATTTAAACACAAGGTGTTTTTTGATTTAAATCAGCTCTTACATAGTGCCGCTGATTATTGCACTGCAAACACTGGAGCCCTATTGCACTTTAAAATATTTCAGCTTCAACCTCTGGTCTAATTTTTAAAGGCTTTGTTCcttttttcaaaaacaaaaaaaagtgtccGTTAATTCCAACACAGGACAGATGTTGTTGTCACACAGATGGATCTAGGTGTCATTGCGCAGGTTAAGTCCACAGTAGAGGCTTTACAAAACAATCACACTAACAAAGAACAGTGAGACAGTTTAGGTCCACATTGGTCCTGCTGCTATTCCACTTATGATCCTCGTTAGCATCCGTCAAGTTTGTATGTGTCAAGTTCTTGCATCCTGGATGCTAGGCAGCCTGTACTCCTTctgccagcaaaaacatgtgGTGTGATGAATCAGGGTAGACCGGTGAGGGTTCTGCTGAGGGCTTAGTGGCCATTGAATGTGGTTTCAAGTTACCAAATAGACCTGGTTACTGGATTtatgcctctctgtgtgttgctgAGGTAGCGAGAGGAGTTGCTGGGGAGGTTCCAGGATAGATAGTTGGAGTACATGTGTTTATGAGTGTGACGCGCATCAGTCTGTTTTTAGAGATTTTAAAGAGTAAAGTGGTTTTGAGAATACATTGTGTTGGGCTCTAAAAGTTCATGTTAGTTTAAATAAATGGGGACAAAATCTTTCTGCTATCTGAGCGCACAGTATCGTCTTCTTTTTTAGCAttaatttgtgtctgtgtgactatgtgtgtgtgtgtgtgagagagtaaaTGGATTGGTCAGCGTGATCATCACAATTTGTGTTTCCCTGACAGTATGGAGCGGTAAACCTCCTCATCCAGGAGCACatagcgccctctgctggaatCCAAGAAGTacagtctgtctgacactgcacTGGGGTCAAAGCTATCCCGGCGCAACTCCGTCTTCTGAAACTTGAATGTTCCTGAgaaggacagacacagagagatttAGGCATTATAACCTTAACTTTATTCCTTCATCTGCATTTTCCTTTATTGTTTTAACTATTTTCTTCAATGTTGATAAAGATTCACAGatatccaggtcattttcattcagaaggttgaagcagcaaaaagtccagttgccttgcttcagtcTTATGAATATTTTCTTCAATGTGGACCAacacagtgaggacattttatgCACCTTACTTGACATTTATGCCCTCAACAGTGAGAACATAAAGGTGTGCATGTCTTATATTGTAATTCCTGTAATTTTTAGCTGCAGTGAAAACTTTCTACCTGTTTTGTTGACTTCAGGTAAGAAGCGGAGGAAGACAGGTCTGGCGTATGGAGGAAGAGCCTTCTCCATGTCCTTTACCAACTTCTCCAGGTTGGTGGAGTGAGACGGATCCGCGATGGCTGCCATACCAGcctttccctctgctcctgtgCTCACAGAATAGGTGGGTCACAGAGTTAGATCAGGGGACCACTGAGGTCCAGAAGAGGCTTATGTTTAAGCAATGAAGCTGCACAGAACCTCCATGTTTAAACATACAAAGAAGAGAGGTTACCTGGCACTTCCACTCCATAAACCACTACATCTTTCATGTCTAGCAGCCTGCTTAGAGTTCCTTCCACCTCGGTTGTTGAGACATTCTCTCCTTTCCAGCGGAAAGTGTCTCCTGTTCGGTCCTTAAAGAACATGCTGCCATACTTATCCATGATCAACACATCACCTGATGAGAAGGGTCAAGAAAATAATAATCAGATTTCAGCAAATAATTCAACATaaatataaagtctgtgtgAGTTATTCCAACCAGAAAGATAGGCGCTGTCTCCCTTCTTAAAAACGCTATGAGCAATCTTCTTGCTGGTTGCCGATTGGCTGACGTAGCCATCAAACCTACGAAGAGGGTCATTCTGAATAATCCTGCCGACAAGTTGGCCAGGCTCACCTAGATggggaaagagacagagagtgggAGAATATAAAACCTCTACCGTAAATGTAAAATTGATGTTTCATGTGTGTATACAGTAACACCCACCAGGTTTACAAGGAATACAGACACCATCGGGTCCCCTAATAAGCTCCATGGTCTCCTCATCAACCCTTACCAATCTGATGGGGTAGAAGAAGGGTAGAATTCGACTGTTGAACCCGCACGATCCAATCtagagcacagacagacaaaaagtcAACAAAGCTACCAGTGTGGGTAGGAGAATGAAAGACagatctgtgtgttgtgttcaatTTATGTtaagccacaaaaaaaacaacagttgttTAAAAAGAGAGGGTTTTTAGGCATCATGTGAATGATTAAGTAGTCTTAAGGATTGCAGAAAAGGGCCTTTCACTACAACGAGGCCAATTAAAATGGTCAGACTAACAACAAAAATCTTGTTTGTGGGATGTGTTCCCACCTTGTTATCAAAGTTGCCCAGGCTGCAGTTGCACTCTGTGGCTCCATAGAACTCTGCAATCTGTGGGATGTTGAAGCGGTTCATGAACTCCTCCCATATGGACTGACGCAGACCATTCCCCAGCGCCATGCGCACCCTATGCTGCTGCTCCGTGTCCCGCACCGGCTGGTTCAGCAGATACCGGCAGATCTCACCGATGTACTGCACAATCTGGAGCATGACAGCACATCTATTTACTGATTTTACACAAAgcttacaataaaaaaactgctgctgggATTAAATTAAATCCTGAAATTATTTTCATGAAAACAGGAGATATCTGAGACTGTGCTACTTGCAATCCACATTATGCTTACAGTGCAGTTGTATTTGACACAGTCGTCCCAGAAACGAGAGGCAGAAAACTTCTTTCTGATGACTACAGTCATGCCATGAATTATGCACTGGCCCACTCCCACAATGTTTCCTGTGGACAAAGAACGAAGAGACAGCGTGATCAGCTGCACACTAGCATATGCACACACAATTTAAagcaatcaaaataaaattattaatcACATGAGATGCATttggtacacacacactttgaccaGAAAGactgataaaaataaatgtgtaggAGGAAATGTACACTGGCAATTTTAGAGAAAATTAGTTTCGTCCTGTATTAGACTTAAAGGTAAGGTAGGAGGTTACATTCTGATggactttttgttaaattagtgtaacttctctttacaatctgatagcaaccgattagttcggcagttttgctttaaaacgaagaatattaatcatctaaggaagctataaaacgctaaaaacatcagccaattctacaaggcgcccctgcgcgtatagttggctggttggctgctctcttcctgctctgcgcgcatcagaggggtacgtgcatgatggccgaagtcacagactggttgggaggcgtggcttcggggtgagctccgagagaactgggcgtgtgtttactttcaaaatctggctgactcactgagttttcaaaatctcataccctacctttaacacaggAACCACACTGGAATTCTGGGGCTTTAATTATGGTGGGAGCTGACCTCGATCTGACCCAACACTAATCATCTGAGCTCCCCCTAGCCAGGTGTATGCTGCACGCTGGAACGGCTGCAGCTAAAAGTCTGACCTGCACAAGTGTTTCGCTCTTATTTGCTTTTTACTGATGCTGTATGCCTCTTCCTTTTGTTCTGTGTGACAATAAATCTAACCAaccaacagaaacacagcacaatTACCACAGGTTTTACTACGCACATACCTGCAGAGTGGTAGAGTGGAAGGCAATCATACAATACATCATCTGACGTCATCCTGAAGCCATAATACACCAAAGCTGCCATGCGGTAGTACCTATAAATcaagatgaggaaaaaaaaacatcagcaaacaCTGACTATCCTGACAACACTTGTGGCACACATGACAGCtaaacagagcagctgcagtgtctGACTGTTATTCACATGCCTCCTTCCTACCTGCTGTGCACAACAATGGCAGCTTTAGGCATTCCAGTGGTTCCTGATGTGTAGATGTAGAACAGGCGGTCtgaaacaaacaggacagtaaGAAGTGTGCGACTGCAGGTGTTAGCACAATCATAAAATGCTCTCTTGTGATTAGCTAAGCAGAACAGTAAATGTCAGGCTTTGAATTCTTAATTACATGCTAGGTTATCGCTGTGATTGCAGGATGATTTTGTCTAGTCACAGCACACTGCGATTACGATAGCTGGTGTTTTAATTTGACTTCCCTGCTTCAGATAACAGATAACTTCCATTTTATCTGTAATAAGCTCTAAATAGTTGGGCTCAACTGTCGACGATGAATAACATATGTGGAAGCCATATGCACAAAGCTGACTAAGCAACTTCAGGGCAGCGGccctcatttacacacacactcacacgtacacacactgtctgactAGACCAAAGGTGACAGGTTTAATTGGCGCACACACAGTTTACAGAGAAAGGGCAGGTAGgagtttttatatttccttGAACTGGATTTAGGTTTTCACAGATGACACcaatttaattattaaataacTTGTTTAGGTATATTGCCTCAAAGAGGCATGTATCCCTGGTGATGACTCAGCAGTAACTCCAATACTGGGGAATGCTGGTTAGTAATGATTCTCGCTTTAAAATCATAACATCATGTATTGAGCAAATTTTAAACCTCATAAAGAAATGATGAATTTTATGAATTAATAACAAGGTTTCTGTCTCTTTTAATATTTACTTCTAGCCTGGAATCTGTTTTACAGACGTAAAGTTTAGTATAGAAACGTAAGTATTTTGAATTTTCAACATGATATGACAATATGATTTCACTGATTGCGAGTCACTGCTGAGCCTGTAAATGGGTCTGTGCAGCTACACTGAGAAGAATAATTATGCTTTCTGAAATGCCATCTTTGCCTTTCTCTTTCACAATgaacaaacaaagcagctgaAATCCCATTGATCACTTTTAGGCGCCATTCTGAATCATGTCCCATATAGGCAGCTGATGCTATTCTATCTTCATAACTTTCATGACTTTTGAGTCAGTCGTGAGAATTGTGACTGCATGGTGTgtttacctgtgaagcagcgGGGAGGGTGGCGGGGCAGGTGAGAAGGGGCGGCAGCCAGCAGAGGCTCTAGGCACTCGGTTCCTTGTGGGACTCGCTTGGGGTCCCAGTCTCCAGAGCAAAACATCTGCACTGCCTTTCCAGTTGAACTGTGTATCTCAGACACCgctataaaagaaaaagaagtacATGAGGTTAATTTTACACTGCAAGAAGGACACTGGAACGTACTGCTCTGTAACAGTAAGTAaagcagacagaggaggggaAACAGCAATCATATTTTCCTCTGAAAAAAGACAGTGTATCTTAATTTAAAAGCCTTGTGTTATGCTGGCTCACTACTAATGCAACTGGCTTGAGTTTGGCACACTGTAAAGCATAGAGGCTGCATTTCCAATTACTTAAAGGCATAAAAGCACATGACAGTTCCAGGACCCAACACAGAGACTTGTTCCATCAATCCTTGGATGACCAGCTACCAAACTGACTCTTTATAGCTGTTGAGATCAAAGCAACATATGAGGATTTCATAAACAATTGAACAGAACTGTTCATTTATTCTACTACTTTGTTAAttgttatatatttatacactaCAACATCCAGGCTGGTATAAAATGTACAGATGTTTACTTTTTTGCATGCTGTATGTATTTCAAGTAAATGAGATTAAATGAGGTGCAAAAAAGTTTTTGAACTGATTGCTGATTGTATAATCAGGTTTTAGATAACTATTGTACTCTACCTGTCTATCTTATCTACTCTATcacttcagtcagtcagtgctgATCTCCGAAGAGCTCAGACCTTGAACACTGCAGGACATTTATGCACTTGTCTCTTCAGAACTCCTTCCCTTCTTTCCATTTATCAGCCATTTAAAGATCTGCTGACTGATATTGTAGAGACACATCCTTCCAAACCCATTTGTCTTTTATGAACTTTGttgctgtctttctttctgcccCCCTCTCCTATTACAGAAGAGGCAGAACAACATCCATCAGCATATTTCAGTGCTGTACAGATGttggtgatttttttctttgttctcttACCGTCAGTGAGCTCTGAACCAAAAATCACAGCCTTGGCATTGGAGATGGTGACGCAGTGGACCAAGGCCTCCAGTCTCAGATTGAAATTGATTAGAGCAGCCTCCACTCCTATCTTAGCCATGCCCAACCAGAGGCCCACGTACTGAGATCTGTTTTCCATGAAAAGGGCCACCACATCACCCTCCTTGGGACAAACAACAAATTTGGACAATTAGGAGAAATCTGgcctttttcctttcttttatttttttttaatattttgggTTGCAGACATACCCTGAAGCCCCGTTCCAGCAGAAAGTTAGCCACTTTGTTGGAGTATTCATCTAGCTGATGGAAGGTCCATCTCTCTCCAGTGCCCTCGAAAATGAGCGCTGTTTTGTTCCCTTGGCGTTGCACCGTTTCAGCAAAGATCTTGGGAATAGTGTTCTTCTCTCTAAGGTGACGTTTGACATTCAACTTGACTCGCAATAACACATATGCTGCACTGCATTAGgacaagaagaaagagaaatacaGTTAGAACTTCCTTAAATGAGtccaaaaacatgaacaaatccACCGTAATTTATTACTTTGATTAAGCATTCAATGCAGCTGTAACAATAAATCTTTTTtagtgtgtgcagctgcttacAAGTACTTCTTATGTCAATATGGTAAAATTGTCTCAACATTTGAAATGGTGTTAACGGTGGAAGTATAAAAATAGAagtattaaatgttttttgtgaTGCTGCATGAAAATTATAGCACTTATCACCGACAGGTTTTCACTCTTTGATCATTTGTCTGCACACTGCAATTAAATGTAAGGAAAGTAATCATTTGTATTGCAATCtggaaaaactttttttttaaaacattttcaagCTTATCAATATCTATAAGCGGCCAGCTGAGGTCATCTATTATCTGAGCTTTCCCATAACACTAGGTTTAATACAGCAGACAGCTGGGTGTGTCATGACAAGGGGGCAAAGTCTGCAAAAATGGCTCTCAATACTTCACATGTAGAGCACAAAGGTTCAGAAGAGTGGGCGTTCTCATGAGTAACGAATAATTACAGAACCATCATCAAAACCAATAAACCAAGTTGCTATGGTTACATTACGGGGATGACATGCTTAACATTACACAGTGGATTAGTTTCATGTGGGTGCAGATAGCTGTTCATATATTGTTGCTCAGCTGCTTTCAATTCACAGGTACAGAATAAAGCTGCATAGGACTGGAGGTTAGTTTACATCATTAGTGTACCAAACTAACGACGTGTGCCATAGCAACTCTTACTGTGTAAATACCCAAGCCTTGTCAAACCACATTACACAGTGACAACTTGTGAGTCACAGAGGAGAAGGTATGCATTGTCAGGAGCTCAGAGAGTGAAATTTTACCCTTAATGCTTCAGAAGAAAAGACCACGTTACCTAAAACCTAATGTGAAACTGACTGTATAGTTAGCTCTATATTTTAAACAGATGCCTAAACgagatgtttacatgcagtactTATGACATGTACATAAAGGTGTCAAGGTAAGATGCTAATCACTGCATTTTAGACAGCACATTGGTCCTGAAGAGATCATAGAAGCTTGTTTTaccatttcctgttttactctTACTGAAGCTGTTGAGAGGAAAAGGAAGTTAACTACAAACCAATAACCATGGCGACCACCATCTGTAAATATTGGCTTTAGGTAAAACACATAAAGCacttcctccccccctccccccctccccccctttgTTGTAAATACTTTAGGATACCTGTTTAAAAACATGTATGGCAGGATTATCCTGATGGGTGCACCAGGTTAGAAAAGATGACGGCCCACCTTTTGTcacattgtgttatttttacaaGTAGACATGTTGATTGACTTACTATATGTACATATGTCCATATTTACACAAATTATGTCAAATGTTCTGACTATATTTTTGTGGCTGAGAAGGAATTTTCTACATTATCGATTACTTACTGTAAGTCTCTGCCAACTGTTTTGGCAAAAACATGCAGAAAGCTCCATCCTCCGCTTCCCAGGTACAAGATCAGGATGGCAGGAAGCACTTGGTACCAAGGCAGGCCCACCAGCAGcctcaacacaaacagcagggcTGTACAACATGCTAGACGCATCATCCTAAAAGAACGCACACACATAAGTAAACACAGATAAGAGGCAGCAGACTGTGACTACAACCACAAATACAGTATGTCATATCAAACATTGGTTCAGTAGGTGAAGGTTAAATGTGGTTTGAGTGAGCATCCTCACAGTGGTATTCAAGCCAACCACTTATCTGGCAGGATATCTTTCaaacaacacatgcacatttcAATTTACTGACTCAGCTCTAAGAGacttgctgtaaaaaaaaaaagttaatcaTAACAAAGAGTTGAACGAGCCACATTTCCTAACTATCACGCAGACTAAAAAGGGGTTTTTGTTGACATGGCTGAATGatcaatgcattttatttgccctcctgcagctgaaaaaatTGAGATCTTAGCAGAAACCTTCATTTTCCAGAAAATTCTCTATACCAACAGCAGAGAGCAACAAAGCACAGCATGTGTTGACATTGGTGCCATCTGATAGCTAGAAATCTGACCCTCATGAGTAAACGATAGCTTTACATGTCTACTGATTATCTATTCATTACTAAGAAATGCATTTTGCCATTTCTGCTGAGTGGATGTTTCTAGCTCTGCCCGCATGCATGTGGCGCTAATACTGGCATTGTTCCATAACCCTGCTGCTAAAACATTACCTAGCGATTAAGTGACTCTATTTGTTGTGATAGGATGTCACTTATCAGAGAAAATGGGCAGCGGTCGCCTCACGGGAAGAAAAATAGCTTCATCAttcgctgctgctcctgctgctgctgctaaaccCGGAAATTTAAAAGGCGCGTAGCATCATAATGCGGTAAACGCTATGGCAATGTTAGAGGCAAGCTCAGCCCACCGCTGTTGGTAAGACTACACCTCACCGACCAATGCCATGTGCGCTATGGACAGGGCCTTTAATTGAAACCCGGCTGGACCATATTTATCGTGCTAACCTGATGTAGGTTATCATGGTAACAGAGAGGCAGGATGCGCAGCGTATTGCGCGCATCAGCTTAAAGGAAGCGGATGGACAGTGTGACAGCAGCCTGTTTTAGGATGATCAGGGCATGCCCGTCTACATTCGCATAATTTACCTTTCATGGACCGACGGCTGTTTGAAATTACAGTCTGTAGATACCAAATGAGTCCGGTCATTCGGCTATTATTGCGCACAGAGAACAACAAAGTCGTTGCCGGGCTCGCTCCCTTTCTTCTCTAGCGTATATTAACCGGACCCATCCGCGAAGTTGGAACATCGCGGGGGCGCTCAGACAGCCCGGAATGTGTGgcctgggattttttttttgcttacatACCTTGCACCTCGTTCACACCGTCAGAGCATGTAGGTGCGCAGAAATCCCAAACGTGAAACTCGTTGTGTGCGATTCCACCTTGATCGGCTTATAGGCTAGCCTGGTCGCCCCCTCCGCTCTTCACCGCCGCTCGCTTGGCTTGATAGAGGCTC is a window from the Parambassis ranga chromosome 12, fParRan2.1, whole genome shotgun sequence genome containing:
- the slc27a4 gene encoding long-chain fatty acid transport protein 4, with the translated sequence MMRLACCTALLFVLRLLVGLPWYQVLPAILILYLGSGGWSFLHVFAKTVGRDLHAAYVLLRVKLNVKRHLREKNTIPKIFAETVQRQGNKTALIFEGTGERWTFHQLDEYSNKVANFLLERGFREGDVVALFMENRSQYVGLWLGMAKIGVEAALINFNLRLEALVHCVTISNAKAVIFGSELTDAVSEIHSSTGKAVQMFCSGDWDPKRVPQGTECLEPLLAAAPSHLPRHPPRCFTDRLFYIYTSGTTGMPKAAIVVHSRYYRMAALVYYGFRMTSDDVLYDCLPLYHSAGNIVGVGQCIIHGMTVVIRKKFSASRFWDDCVKYNCTIVQYIGEICRYLLNQPVRDTEQQHRVRMALGNGLRQSIWEEFMNRFNIPQIAEFYGATECNCSLGNFDNKIGSCGFNSRILPFFYPIRLVRVDEETMELIRGPDGVCIPCKPGEPGQLVGRIIQNDPLRRFDGYVSQSATSKKIAHSVFKKGDSAYLSGDVLIMDKYGSMFFKDRTGDTFRWKGENVSTTEVEGTLSRLLDMKDVVVYGVEVPGAEGKAGMAAIADPSHSTNLEKLVKDMEKALPPYARPVFLRFLPEVNKTGTFKFQKTELRRDSFDPSAVSDRLYFLDSSRGRYVLLDEEVYRSILSGKHKL